One window from the genome of Myxococcota bacterium encodes:
- a CDS encoding GNAT family N-acetyltransferase: protein MEISHDLDGHLDLLVEMEIAAAEAYLRFVYDDWEHARRIQRFLGEKGLLESSAPWGRVMMHEGHAIGAVSGIPGAELRKLRMRAAFALAKEPALRPDPPTQRRIKLAADALVAARDDDFYSSKLAVTERARGTGAGPALMDYVTEEARRGGFARIVGEVSAANERMLHVMCDKVGWDRIGEGSATCPDSGRSVTFVHVGRLFR, encoded by the coding sequence ATGGAGATCTCGCACGACCTCGACGGACACCTCGATCTCCTCGTCGAGATGGAGATCGCCGCGGCCGAGGCCTACCTGCGCTTCGTCTACGACGACTGGGAGCACGCCCGCCGCATCCAGCGGTTCCTCGGCGAGAAGGGGCTCCTCGAGTCGTCCGCGCCGTGGGGGCGCGTGATGATGCACGAGGGCCACGCGATCGGAGCGGTGAGCGGCATCCCCGGCGCCGAGCTCCGCAAGCTGCGCATGCGCGCCGCGTTCGCGCTCGCGAAGGAGCCCGCGCTCCGCCCGGACCCGCCGACGCAGCGCCGCATCAAGCTCGCGGCCGACGCGCTCGTCGCGGCGCGCGACGACGACTTCTACTCGTCGAAGCTCGCGGTCACCGAGCGCGCGCGCGGTACGGGCGCCGGGCCCGCGCTCATGGACTACGTGACGGAGGAGGCGCGCCGCGGCGGCTTCGCGCGCATCGTCGGCGAAGTGTCGGCCGCGAACGAGCGCATGCTCCACGTCATGTGCGACAAGGTCGGCTGGGATCGCATCGGCGAGGGCAGCGCGACGTGCCCCGACAGCGGCCGCAGCGTGACGTTCGTCCACGTCGGCAGGCTGTTTCGTTAG
- the rho gene encoding transcription termination factor Rho: MQDLTELAEDLEVENAAGMRKQDLLFAILKAHTEQRGKIFADGVLEILQDGFGFLRAPDQNYLAGPDDIYVSPSQIRRFNLRTGDTVRGQIRSPKEGERYFALLRVDTINFEEPAKARHKILFDNLTPLYPQEKFNLQAKSGGLTTRIIDLVAPIGKGQRALITSPPKAGKTMILKDIANAIAEGNPEVYLIVLLIDERPEEVTDMQRTVKAEVISSTFDEPATRHVQVADMVIEKAKRLVEHGRDVVILLDSITRLARAHNTVVPHSGKILSGGVDSNAMHKPKRFFGAARNVEEGGSLTIIGTALIDTGSRMDEVIFEEFKGTGNSEIVLDRKLADRRTYPAIDINKSATRREELLMDENTLNRMYILRKVLAPLSPVDSMEFLLGKIKGTDSNEEFLASMNS; this comes from the coding sequence GTGCAGGATCTCACGGAGCTCGCGGAGGACCTCGAGGTCGAGAACGCCGCGGGCATGCGCAAGCAGGACCTGCTCTTCGCGATCCTCAAGGCCCACACCGAGCAGCGCGGCAAGATCTTCGCCGACGGCGTGCTCGAGATCCTGCAGGACGGCTTCGGCTTCCTGCGCGCGCCCGACCAGAACTACCTCGCCGGCCCCGACGACATCTACGTCTCCCCGTCGCAGATCCGCCGCTTCAACCTGCGGACGGGCGACACGGTGCGCGGGCAGATCCGATCGCCGAAGGAGGGCGAACGTTATTTCGCGCTGCTGCGGGTCGACACGATCAACTTCGAGGAGCCCGCGAAGGCGCGCCACAAGATCCTGTTCGACAACCTGACGCCGCTGTATCCGCAGGAGAAGTTCAACCTGCAGGCGAAGTCGGGCGGCCTCACGACGCGCATCATCGACCTCGTCGCGCCGATCGGGAAGGGCCAGCGCGCGCTGATCACGTCGCCGCCGAAGGCGGGCAAGACGATGATCCTGAAGGACATCGCCAACGCGATCGCCGAGGGCAACCCCGAGGTCTACCTCATCGTGCTGCTGATCGACGAGCGGCCGGAAGAGGTCACCGACATGCAGCGCACGGTGAAGGCGGAGGTCATCTCGTCGACCTTCGACGAGCCGGCGACGCGGCACGTCCAGGTGGCGGACATGGTGATCGAGAAGGCGAAGCGGCTCGTCGAGCACGGCCGCGACGTCGTCATCCTGCTCGACTCGATCACGCGCCTCGCGCGCGCCCACAACACGGTGGTGCCGCACTCGGGCAAGATCCTGTCGGGCGGCGTCGACTCGAACGCGATGCACAAGCCGAAGCGTTTCTTCGGTGCCGCGCGCAACGTCGAGGAGGGCGGGAGCCTCACGATCATCGGCACCGCGCTGATCGACACCGGCTCGCGCATGGACGAGGTCATCTTCGAGGAGTTCAAGGGCACGGGCAACTCGGAGATCGTGCTCGACCGCAAGCTCGCCGACCGCCGCACCTACCCGGCCATCGACATCAACAAGTCGGCGACGCGGCGCGAAGAGCTGCTCATGGACGAGAACACGCTCAACCGCATGTACATCCTGCGCAAGGTGCTCGCCCCGCTCTCGCCGGTGGACTCGATGGAGTTCCTGCTCGGCAAGATCAAGGGCACGGACAGCAACGAGGAGTTCCTCGCCTCGATGAACTCCTGA
- a CDS encoding polyphenol oxidase family protein: MSGGAADARGFLAHPLLGDLGVGHGFGTREATPPTDLVGPRQVHGARVARAVATTGAGRAPFRAEPEEADAIVADGAGACVGVVTADCVPVLVAAEDGASVGAIHAGWRGLAAGVVEAGVAALRAIARAPLRAVVGPCIGPCCYEVDAPVLDALARRFGDTAVASASRPSRPGHARVDLGALVRVDLLRAGIATTALGTLSLGGERACTRCAPALFHSYRRDGAAAGRLVHFVRASPGRG; the protein is encoded by the coding sequence GTGAGCGGCGGCGCCGCCGACGCGCGCGGCTTCCTCGCGCACCCGTTGTTAGGCGACCTCGGGGTCGGGCACGGCTTCGGCACGCGCGAGGCGACGCCGCCGACCGACCTGGTGGGGCCGCGACAGGTGCACGGCGCGCGCGTCGCGCGCGCCGTGGCGACGACGGGCGCCGGAAGGGCGCCGTTCCGCGCGGAGCCCGAGGAGGCGGATGCGATCGTCGCCGACGGCGCGGGCGCGTGCGTCGGCGTCGTGACGGCGGACTGCGTTCCCGTGCTCGTGGCCGCGGAGGACGGCGCGTCCGTCGGCGCCATCCACGCGGGTTGGCGCGGCCTCGCGGCGGGCGTCGTCGAGGCGGGCGTCGCCGCGCTGCGCGCGATCGCGCGCGCGCCGCTTCGCGCGGTCGTGGGGCCGTGCATCGGCCCGTGCTGCTACGAGGTCGATGCACCCGTGCTCGACGCGCTCGCGCGGCGCTTCGGCGACACCGCGGTCGCGTCGGCGTCGCGGCCTTCGCGGCCCGGCCACGCACGGGTCGACCTCGGCGCGCTCGTGCGAGTCGACCTCCTCCGCGCGGGAATCGCGACGACCGCACTCGGAACGCTCTCGCTCGGGGGCGAGCGCGCCTGTACGCGGTGCGCGCCCGCGCTCTTCCACTCCTACCGGCGGGACGGCGCCGCGGCCGGTCGCCTCGTCCACTTCGTCCGCGCATCGCCCGGCCGAGGATGA
- a CDS encoding RluA family pseudouridine synthase, with protein sequence MTRGDAPAAAGPDDAALRFVASEEEAGERIDVVLAAIARVSRSQAKRWVEAGRVWVGDAPVARASLVLAIGDRVAAAPPEPVRAEALPEPIPLDVVFEDEHLIVVDKPAGLVVHPAPGHARGTLVNALLHHARELAGIGGVLRPGIVHRLDQGTSGILVAAKTDAAHQALAVQFHDHTIERRYQAIVRATPSADEGRVDAPIGRHPRDRKRMSVAAKSGREAHTRWCVAARFARSERALLDVRPETGRTHQIRVHLSSVGMPLVGDPVYGGGRGTGREKQLGRPALHAAELGFAHPATSVRMRFTAPLPADLEALLAHYREREGLA encoded by the coding sequence ATGACGCGCGGCGACGCTCCGGCGGCGGCGGGCCCGGACGACGCGGCGCTTCGCTTCGTCGCGAGCGAGGAGGAGGCGGGCGAGCGCATCGACGTCGTGCTCGCGGCGATCGCGCGCGTGTCGCGGTCGCAGGCGAAGCGCTGGGTCGAGGCGGGCCGCGTGTGGGTCGGCGACGCGCCCGTCGCGCGCGCGAGCCTCGTGCTCGCGATCGGCGACCGCGTCGCGGCCGCGCCGCCCGAGCCGGTGCGCGCGGAGGCGCTCCCCGAGCCGATCCCGCTCGACGTCGTCTTCGAGGACGAGCACCTGATCGTCGTCGACAAGCCGGCCGGCCTCGTCGTGCACCCGGCGCCCGGCCACGCGCGCGGGACGCTCGTGAACGCGCTGCTCCATCACGCGCGCGAGCTCGCGGGCATCGGTGGCGTGCTGCGGCCGGGCATCGTCCACCGGCTCGACCAGGGGACGAGCGGCATCCTCGTCGCCGCGAAGACGGACGCCGCGCACCAGGCGCTCGCCGTGCAGTTCCACGACCACACGATCGAGCGGCGCTACCAGGCGATCGTGCGCGCGACGCCGTCGGCCGACGAAGGGCGCGTCGACGCGCCGATCGGCCGCCACCCGCGCGACCGCAAGCGCATGAGCGTCGCGGCGAAGTCGGGACGCGAGGCGCACACGCGCTGGTGCGTCGCCGCGCGCTTCGCGCGCAGCGAGCGCGCGCTGCTCGACGTCCGGCCCGAGACGGGGCGCACGCACCAGATCCGCGTGCACCTGTCGAGCGTCGGGATGCCGCTCGTCGGCGACCCGGTCTACGGCGGAGGACGCGGAACGGGGCGCGAGAAGCAGCTCGGCCGTCCGGCGCTCCACGCCGCCGAGCTCGGCTTCGCACACCCGGCGACGAGCGTGCGCATGCGCTTCACCGCTCCGCTCCCCGCCGATCTCGAGGCGCTGCTCGCCCACTACCGAGAGCGCGAGGGGCTCGCGTGA
- a CDS encoding helix-turn-helix domain-containing protein translates to MKTIEDQDHYQVLEVPYSARTEDIRRAYPMIRAAYEDGSLATYSVFDAGESASIRDRIDLAYRVLTDAEARRAYDAELGLDALVVGGEAAIAADVEPTAPGASSLAGVEVVPAIDALGELGDLDGEDGEDWDGARLRRARMRRGIELDHVSEVTKVNARYLRAIEEDAFGDLPAAVYTRGFVTAYARTIGLDTQQVARSFMARFDDAHGQQRRGRLFGRR, encoded by the coding sequence ATGAAGACGATCGAAGACCAGGACCACTACCAGGTGCTCGAGGTGCCGTACTCGGCGCGCACCGAGGACATCCGACGCGCCTATCCGATGATCCGCGCGGCCTACGAGGACGGCTCGCTCGCGACGTACTCGGTGTTCGACGCGGGCGAGTCGGCGTCGATCCGCGACCGGATCGACCTCGCCTACCGCGTGCTCACCGACGCCGAGGCGCGGCGCGCCTACGACGCCGAGCTCGGCCTCGACGCGCTCGTCGTCGGCGGCGAAGCGGCGATCGCGGCCGACGTCGAGCCCACGGCGCCCGGCGCGTCGAGCCTCGCGGGCGTCGAGGTCGTGCCGGCGATCGACGCGCTCGGCGAGCTCGGCGACCTCGACGGCGAGGACGGCGAGGACTGGGACGGCGCGCGGCTGCGCCGCGCGCGCATGCGCCGCGGCATCGAGCTCGACCACGTCTCCGAGGTCACCAAGGTGAACGCGCGCTACCTGCGGGCGATCGAGGAGGACGCGTTCGGCGACCTCCCCGCCGCCGTGTACACGCGCGGCTTCGTCACGGCCTATGCGCGCACGATCGGCCTCGACACGCAGCAGGTCGCTCGGAGCTTCATGGCGCGCTTCGACGACGCGCACGGCCAGCAGCGCCGCGGGCGGCTGTTCGGCCGTCGTTAG
- a CDS encoding AAA family ATPase, whose amino-acid sequence MRRATGSGCRISERGEGAHARCVARRARGAKPTSRTSTKTCSAGRGEGGCATEPNNRAETRPERADGPSAAERAPARIVAVGGGKGGVGKTFVSANLAAALARSGMRVVAVDVDLEGANLHTCLGVPTPRASLADFVAQREDDLAKLIVPTSVPGLEIIAGTQANLAGAQPSHLRRVQLVRALRKLDADYVIIDLGAGTHLSVLDYFLVGDDGLVVLRPEPTSIENAYTFLRAAFYRRLRLAMVGHGVRQLVTEAMDQRNERGIRTPIDLLREIEALDPVEGKRFVATMREFRPRLIVNEVRTAEDVKLGFSVGSVCKKYFGFEPEYIGYVNHDEMARRSVAARRPVVDLREDADASIYLQRIARKLIAIRDRDTQTAAPTGRGRATE is encoded by the coding sequence GTGCGTCGCGCTACCGGGAGTGGCTGCCGTATCTCGGAGCGGGGGGAGGGCGCGCACGCACGGTGCGTCGCCCGACGAGCGCGAGGAGCGAAGCCGACCTCGCGCACTAGCACGAAGACGTGCAGCGCGGGCCGGGGCGAAGGGGGGTGCGCCACGGAACCGAACAATCGAGCGGAGACGCGACCGGAGCGCGCGGACGGGCCGTCCGCCGCCGAGCGTGCGCCTGCGCGCATCGTCGCCGTCGGCGGCGGCAAGGGCGGCGTCGGCAAGACGTTCGTCTCGGCGAACCTCGCCGCCGCGCTCGCGCGGTCGGGCATGCGCGTCGTCGCCGTCGACGTCGACCTCGAGGGTGCGAACCTGCACACGTGCCTCGGCGTGCCGACGCCGCGCGCGAGCCTCGCCGACTTCGTCGCGCAGCGCGAGGACGACCTCGCGAAGCTGATCGTGCCGACGTCGGTCCCGGGCCTCGAGATCATCGCGGGCACGCAGGCGAACCTCGCCGGCGCGCAGCCGTCGCACCTGCGGCGCGTGCAGCTCGTGCGCGCGCTCCGCAAGCTCGACGCCGACTACGTGATCATCGACCTCGGCGCGGGCACGCACCTGTCGGTGCTCGACTACTTCCTCGTCGGCGACGACGGGCTCGTCGTGCTGCGGCCCGAGCCGACGTCGATCGAGAACGCCTACACGTTCCTGCGCGCCGCGTTCTACCGGCGGCTGCGCCTGGCGATGGTCGGCCACGGCGTGCGCCAGCTCGTCACCGAGGCGATGGACCAGCGCAACGAGCGCGGCATCCGCACCCCGATCGACCTGCTGCGCGAGATCGAGGCGCTCGACCCGGTCGAGGGCAAGCGCTTCGTCGCCACGATGCGCGAGTTCCGCCCCCGGCTCATCGTGAACGAGGTGCGCACCGCCGAGGACGTGAAGCTCGGCTTCTCGGTCGGCTCGGTGTGCAAGAAGTACTTCGGCTTCGAGCCCGAGTACATCGGCTACGTGAACCACGACGAGATGGCGCGCCGCTCCGTCGCCGCGCGGCGCCCCGTCGTCGACCTCCGCGAGGACGCGGACGCCTCCATCTACCTCCAGCGCATCGCGCGCAAGCTGATCGCGATCCGCGATCGGGACACGCAGACGGCTGCCCCCACCGGCCGGGGAAGGGCAACCGAATGA
- a CDS encoding HNH endonuclease: MKRAFSLVFSGTADVVDHEYRTFDFESWLSAPSSPGDEVIGSTSGPVRVPRVIVLTWFDRLPRRHVRYSRTNVFTRDEYTCQYCGERPPRSQLNLDHVIPRAQGGRTTWENVVASCVSCNRRKGGRTPEQAKLRLRQPPVRPRWTPALNVAPGGASRYREWLPYLGAGGGRARTVRRPTSARSEADLAH, encoded by the coding sequence GTGAAGCGTGCCTTCTCGCTCGTCTTCTCCGGAACCGCGGACGTCGTCGATCACGAGTACCGGACCTTCGACTTCGAGAGCTGGCTGTCGGCGCCGTCGAGCCCCGGTGACGAGGTCATCGGGTCGACGAGCGGGCCGGTGCGGGTGCCGCGCGTGATCGTCCTGACGTGGTTCGACCGATTGCCGCGGCGGCATGTCCGCTACAGCCGCACCAACGTGTTCACGCGCGACGAGTACACGTGCCAGTACTGCGGCGAGCGCCCTCCGCGCTCGCAGCTCAATCTCGATCACGTGATCCCGCGCGCGCAGGGCGGCCGCACGACGTGGGAGAACGTCGTGGCGAGCTGCGTCAGCTGCAATCGTCGCAAGGGCGGCCGCACGCCCGAGCAGGCGAAGCTTCGGCTGCGCCAGCCGCCGGTGCGGCCGCGCTGGACGCCGGCGCTCAACGTCGCGCCGGGCGGTGCGTCGCGCTACCGGGAGTGGCTGCCGTATCTCGGAGCGGGGGGAGGGCGCGCACGCACGGTGCGTCGCCCGACGAGCGCGAGGAGCGAAGCCGACCTCGCGCACTAG
- the selA gene encoding L-seryl-tRNA(Sec) selenium transferase, whose translation MKKSRGKLVNPRRGVNPPQDLAVDPADGDPDPRATDGDPDPRRGLPSVDRLAQRVEGAARAGGATGAMPGWASRAGARSALDAARAAAARDGPRADLDAAALERAALAAAERLVAPRPQRVINATGVVLHTNLGRAPLGQGAARAVAEAARGYADLEIDLETGRRGSRLGSVAGKLALLAGAEAATACNNNAAALVLALAALARGREVVVSRGELVEIGGSFRVFEIAAEAGVRLVEVGSTNRTHLRDYERAIGPDTALLLKVHRSNFELRGYACEASLGELVALGRARGVAVVEDLGSGALVDLRARGLAGLPPEAFVPARVASGADVVCFSGDKLLGGPQAGLAVGRAAAIEAMRASPLARALRLDKLAIAALDWVLTALLDERLDEIPVLARLLEPAGSVEARARALVEAASRAGVGAALALRVLPDRAPVGGGSLPGFELDTWVVEVDAAGGAGAPNADALARSLRGARPPVVGRIRADRLCLDMRTVDPSELSALADALALLARDATAASRDGVR comes from the coding sequence ATGAAAAAGTCTCGGGGGAAGCTCGTGAATCCGCGTCGCGGCGTCAACCCGCCCCAGGACCTCGCTGTGGACCCCGCCGACGGGGACCCGGATCCCCGGGCCACCGACGGGGACCCGGATCCCCGGCGAGGGCTGCCCTCGGTCGACCGGTTGGCGCAGCGGGTCGAGGGCGCGGCGCGAGCCGGCGGCGCGACGGGCGCGATGCCCGGGTGGGCGTCGCGCGCCGGCGCGCGGAGCGCGCTCGACGCGGCGCGCGCGGCGGCTGCGCGCGACGGGCCGCGCGCCGACCTCGACGCCGCGGCTCTCGAGCGCGCCGCCCTCGCCGCGGCCGAGCGGCTCGTCGCGCCGCGCCCGCAGCGCGTCATCAACGCGACCGGCGTCGTCCTCCACACGAACCTCGGCCGGGCGCCGCTCGGCCAGGGGGCGGCGCGCGCGGTCGCCGAGGCCGCCCGCGGGTACGCCGACCTCGAGATCGACCTCGAGACCGGCCGGCGCGGGAGCCGGCTCGGCTCGGTCGCCGGGAAGCTCGCCCTCCTGGCGGGCGCCGAGGCCGCCACCGCCTGCAACAACAACGCGGCCGCGCTCGTGCTCGCGCTCGCCGCCCTCGCGCGCGGCCGCGAGGTCGTCGTGTCGCGCGGCGAGCTGGTCGAGATCGGCGGCTCCTTCCGCGTCTTCGAGATCGCGGCCGAGGCGGGCGTGCGGCTCGTCGAGGTCGGGAGCACGAACCGCACGCACCTGCGCGACTACGAGCGCGCCATCGGCCCCGACACGGCGCTCCTCCTCAAGGTGCATCGCTCCAACTTCGAGCTGCGCGGGTACGCCTGCGAGGCGAGCCTCGGCGAGCTGGTCGCGCTCGGGCGCGCGCGGGGCGTCGCGGTCGTGGAGGACCTCGGGAGCGGCGCGCTCGTCGACCTGCGCGCGCGCGGCCTGGCCGGCCTCCCGCCCGAGGCGTTCGTGCCGGCGCGCGTCGCGAGCGGCGCCGACGTCGTCTGCTTCTCGGGCGACAAGCTCCTCGGCGGGCCCCAGGCCGGCCTCGCCGTCGGGCGCGCGGCCGCGATCGAGGCGATGCGGGCGAGCCCGCTCGCGCGCGCGCTGCGCCTCGACAAGCTCGCGATCGCGGCGCTCGACTGGGTGCTCACGGCGCTGCTGGACGAGCGGCTCGACGAGATCCCCGTGCTCGCGCGGCTGCTCGAGCCCGCGGGAAGCGTCGAGGCGAGGGCGCGCGCGCTCGTCGAAGCCGCGTCCCGCGCGGGCGTCGGCGCCGCGCTCGCCCTGCGCGTCCTGCCCGACCGCGCGCCGGTCGGAGGAGGCTCGCTGCCGGGCTTCGAGCTCGACACCTGGGTCGTCGAGGTCGACGCCGCAGGGGGCGCCGGCGCGCCGAACGCCGACGCGCTCGCACGCTCGCTGCGCGGCGCCCGACCGCCCGTCGTCGGGCGCATCCGCGCCGACCGGCTGTGCCTCGACATGCGGACGGTCGACCCGTCCGAGCTCTCGGCGCTCGCCGATGCGCTCGCGCTGCTCGCGCGCGACGCGACGGCTGCGTCGCGCGACGGGGTTCGTTGA
- a CDS encoding Rne/Rng family ribonuclease encodes MHNEIIVNAEAGETRVALLERSQFTEFHLERKATRGVVGNVVKARVMRVLPGMQAAFVDIGLDKAGFLYVGDYFADPDTDGGDGANGNGGNGRAGGRRGGNRGGPRGGRRGSRTPPPIDTVLSEGQEIVVQIAKEPIGSKGARITSHVSIAGRHLVLTPWSPRVGVSRRIDSDRERRRLREIVDRHRPKNLGFIIRTAGDGLKESDLEADIRYLTTVWQEIQDRKASAPAPSVLYTEPELPMRVLRDFANSDTKRIVIDDRRVYDELVAFSQRFVSDPQPRIELYQGREPVFDHFDLENQIHANLERKVRLKSGGSLVIDQSEALTAIDVNSGRYVGKSDLEETVFRTNLEAVKEVVHQLRFRNIGGLIIIDLIDMESHDNRDKVYRALQEAVRGDKAKTNILKISELGLVEMTRKRTRENLVQALCEPCTHCEGRGYVLSAESVAFKVLREIRKDLPAFCGREIAITVAPQVASQLLGAEAPALEALSEELGRKVEVRARPGLHQEQFEVTALDQGPPVEIALGWLALPKPDDDEEVVLEPAADEADENDDTGAADAVADGAAGDVGAAGAADAATRAEETVVAEPPASAALATGVEAAPALLPEPASRAGGAAPAGGDPVGGADAAADGEAPPVDGATDSRILPPPPTAPPSPFGTEES; translated from the coding sequence ATGCACAACGAGATCATCGTGAACGCCGAGGCGGGAGAAACCCGCGTCGCGCTTCTCGAGCGGTCGCAGTTCACCGAGTTCCATCTCGAGCGCAAGGCCACGCGCGGCGTGGTCGGCAACGTCGTGAAGGCGCGCGTCATGCGGGTGCTCCCCGGCATGCAGGCCGCCTTCGTCGACATCGGCCTCGACAAGGCCGGCTTCCTCTACGTCGGCGACTACTTCGCGGACCCGGACACCGACGGCGGCGACGGCGCGAACGGCAACGGCGGGAACGGCCGCGCGGGCGGCCGGCGCGGCGGCAATCGCGGCGGGCCGCGCGGCGGACGCCGCGGCAGCCGCACGCCCCCGCCGATCGACACCGTCCTCTCCGAAGGGCAGGAGATCGTGGTCCAGATCGCGAAGGAGCCGATCGGCTCGAAGGGCGCGCGCATCACGTCGCACGTCTCGATCGCGGGCCGCCACCTCGTGCTCACGCCGTGGTCGCCGCGCGTCGGCGTCTCGCGCCGCATCGACTCCGATCGCGAGCGCCGGCGCCTGCGCGAGATCGTCGATCGCCACCGCCCCAAGAACCTCGGCTTCATCATCCGCACCGCGGGCGACGGCCTGAAGGAGAGCGATCTCGAGGCGGACATCCGCTACCTGACGACGGTCTGGCAGGAGATCCAGGACCGCAAGGCGAGCGCGCCCGCGCCGTCGGTGCTCTACACCGAGCCCGAGCTCCCGATGCGCGTCCTGCGCGACTTCGCGAACAGCGACACGAAGCGCATCGTGATCGACGACCGCCGCGTCTACGACGAGCTGGTCGCGTTCTCGCAGCGGTTCGTGTCCGATCCGCAGCCGCGCATCGAGCTCTACCAGGGCCGCGAGCCCGTCTTCGACCACTTCGACCTCGAGAACCAGATCCACGCGAACCTCGAGCGCAAGGTGCGGCTCAAGAGCGGCGGCTCGCTCGTCATCGACCAGAGCGAGGCGCTGACCGCGATCGACGTCAACTCGGGTCGTTATGTCGGCAAGAGCGACCTCGAGGAGACGGTCTTCCGCACGAACCTCGAGGCCGTGAAGGAGGTCGTGCACCAGCTCCGCTTCCGCAACATCGGCGGTCTGATCATCATCGATCTGATCGACATGGAGTCGCACGACAACCGCGACAAGGTCTACCGCGCGCTGCAGGAGGCCGTCCGCGGCGACAAGGCGAAGACCAACATCCTCAAGATCAGCGAGCTCGGCCTCGTCGAGATGACGCGCAAGCGCACGCGCGAGAACCTCGTGCAGGCGCTGTGCGAGCCGTGCACGCACTGCGAGGGCCGCGGCTACGTGCTCTCGGCGGAGAGCGTCGCGTTCAAGGTGCTGCGCGAGATCCGCAAGGATCTGCCCGCCTTCTGCGGGCGCGAGATCGCGATCACGGTCGCGCCGCAGGTGGCGTCGCAGCTGCTCGGCGCGGAGGCGCCGGCGCTCGAAGCGCTCTCCGAGGAGCTCGGCCGGAAGGTCGAGGTGCGCGCGCGCCCGGGGCTCCACCAGGAGCAGTTCGAGGTGACGGCGCTCGACCAGGGGCCGCCCGTCGAGATCGCCCTCGGCTGGCTCGCGCTGCCCAAGCCCGACGACGACGAGGAGGTCGTGCTCGAGCCGGCCGCGGACGAGGCGGACGAGAACGACGACACCGGGGCCGCGGACGCGGTAGCCGACGGGGCGGCCGGCGACGTCGGCGCGGCGGGCGCGGCAGACGCGGCGACGCGCGCGGAGGAGACGGTCGTCGCCGAGCCGCCCGCTTCCGCGGCGCTCGCGACGGGCGTCGAGGCAGCCCCCGCGCTCCTGCCCGAGCCCGCATCCCGCGCCGGGGGAGCCGCCCCGGCCGGCGGCGACCCGGTCGGCGGCGCCGACGCCGCCGCGGACGGAGAGGCGCCGCCAGTTGACGGCGCAACGGATTCACGGATACTGCCGCCCCCGCCGACCGCACCTCCCTCCCCGTTCGGCACCGAGGAATCGTGA
- the rplU gene encoding 50S ribosomal protein L21 produces the protein MYAVVRTGGKQYKVAPEQTVRVEKLPGEVGEQVTLDEVLMTGGDAVQVGRPLVAGAKVVGTIVDQGRGPKITVFKLKRRKNYRRKQGHRQSYTEIRVDKIEGV, from the coding sequence ATGTACGCCGTGGTCCGCACCGGTGGCAAGCAGTACAAGGTCGCGCCCGAGCAGACGGTGCGCGTCGAGAAGCTCCCCGGCGAGGTCGGCGAGCAGGTGACGCTCGACGAGGTGCTGATGACCGGCGGCGACGCCGTCCAGGTCGGTCGCCCGCTCGTCGCGGGTGCGAAGGTCGTCGGCACGATCGTGGACCAGGGCCGCGGCCCGAAGATCACCGTGTTCAAGCTCAAGCGGCGCAAGAACTACCGCCGCAAGCAGGGTCATCGGCAGAGCTACACCGAGATCCGCGTCGACAAGATCGAGGGCGTGTAG
- the rpmA gene encoding 50S ribosomal protein L27: protein MAHKKGQGSSRNGRDSNSQRRGVKVFGGQQVKAGMILVRQCGTKIHPGRGVGCGRDYTLFALQDGVVRYGRSRNRTVASVEA, encoded by the coding sequence ATGGCGCACAAGAAGGGCCAGGGAAGCTCCCGCAACGGCCGCGACAGCAACTCGCAGCGGCGCGGCGTGAAGGTGTTCGGCGGCCAGCAGGTGAAGGCCGGCATGATCCTCGTCCGCCAGTGCGGCACGAAGATCCACCCGGGCCGCGGCGTCGGCTGCGGCCGGGACTACACGCTCTTCGCGCTGCAGGACGGCGTCGTCCGCTACGGCAGGTCGCGCAACCGCACCGTCGCCAGCGTCGAGGCCTGA